In Lachnospiraceae bacterium, the DNA window GATCGGACTTGGTTCCAGAAAATATGAATTAGTTGTTATGTAAATGATGTAAAACAAAAAATCGCCCGGATCTGATCTGTCCGGACGATTTTTTTACAGTTGCTTTTTACGCATCTGCCTCACTTGAAAATCTTGCTGCCTGCTCTGCGATCAGCTCTTTATCTTCAAAATAGTTGATCTTCATAGCACGCTTCATTTCTGCAAGAGTCTGTGCTGCTTTCTTTTCTGCCTTGATGCTTCCTTCTTCCAGGATCTTGTATACAGCCGGGATATCCTTTGCGATCTCTTTTCTGCGCTCCCTGATAGGGCGCAGTTCATCCTGGATCACGTTGTTTAAGAACTTCTTCACCTTAACATCGCCAAGTCCGCCTCTTGTATAATGAGCCTTTAATTCATCTAAATTCTTGTAATCTGGCAGATATTTTTCAAAATGCTCATCACGGCAGAATGCATCCAGATAAATAAATACAGGATTTCCTTCAACCTGTCCCGGATCCTGAACACGCAGATGGTTCGGATCAGTAAACATGGACATGATCTTCTTCTTGACCTCTTCTTCAGAATCAGACAGATAGATGCAGTTTCCTAAGGATTTACTCATCTTTGCCTTTCCGTCGATACCTGGCAGACGCAGGCATGCCTTATTATCCGGAAGCAGGATATCCGGCTCTACCAGATTGCCGCCATATACAGTATTGAACTTGTGAACGATCTCACGGGTCTGCTCGATCATTGGAGCCTGATCCTCGCCAACCGGAACTGTGGTCGCCTTAAAAGCTGTGATATCAGCTGCCTGGCTGATAGGATAGGTAAAGAAACCAACTGGAATACTGGTTTCAAAATTACGCATCTGGATCTCAGATTTTACAGTAGGATTACGCTGTAATCTGGATACAGTTACCAGATCCATATAATAGAAGGTCATTTCGCAAAGTTCCGGTACCTGGGACTGGATAAATAAAGTAGATTTTGCAGGATCCAGACCACATGCCAGATAATCTAAAGCTACCTCGATGATATTCTGACGTACTTTTTCAGGGTTATCTGCGTTATCTGTAAGAGCCTGCGCATCTGCGATCATAATATAAATTTCATCAAACTCACCGGAATTTTGAAGTTCTACTCTTCTCTTTAAAGAGCCTACATAATGTCCTACATGAAGGCGTCCTGTTGGGCGGTCGCCGGTTAATATGATTTTTCCCATTGTATCTTATCCTCTCGTTATATAGTTATTTAATTCTATCCATACTTATGATGTTGGGATCAAAAGGTATTTTGACCCCTCTGATACCGAATTGCTACGTGCTTTGCACTCCCGCAATTCTACTACTTATTGTATAAGCATACCCCAAAGCTACTTTTCTGTCAAGAATCCGCATCCAGGCCTTCTCCCTGCAACACCTTCTTAAAGGCCGCCGGCAAAGGGGCAATAAACTCTTTTCCAGCCAGATAATCTAAAGGCTGCGCCATTTTTCCCGGCATCACCAGTTTCCAGGAATGGAGCAATTGGGAACGTACCTTGTATTTCTTCTGGATCTGCTCGTTCACCTTTGGGTCTCCATACTTAAAATCCCCTAAAATAGGATGTCCGATAGAAGCCAGATGTGCACGGATCTGATGGCTGCGTCCGGTGATCAGTGTGACCTTTAAAAGTGTTGCTGTATCGCTGCTCTTTACAGGCACATATTCTGTCATAATAGGAACGCTTCCTTCCACTTCCAGCGGATAAATCTGCACTGTATTTTTCGCTTCATCCTTCTTTAAAAAACCGGCGATCATCTGAGGCTTATGGATCTTTCCCTTCACAACGCACTGATAATATTTATGGATACTCCGGTCCTTTAAAACTGCATTCATGATCTGAAGCCCCTGCAGGGAAGTTCCTGCTACAACCAGACCGCTGGTATTGCGATCCAGACGGTTGCAGATAGAAGGCTTAAAAGTACGCAGCTGGCTTACCGGCAGATGACCGGAATCAATAAGATAATTTAAAATATGCTCATTTAAGGAAACATCCCCTTCTTTGGCTTTCTGGGAAAGCATGCCGGAAGGTTTGTTCACGATAATGACATTCTTATCTTCATATATAATGGATAACTCCTGCTTTTTCTTCCTGCTGCCATTTTCCCCGTTTTTTCCGGCTTTTCCAGATTTTTCCAGGTTCCCGGCATGTTCTTTTCCTAACGCTTCTAACTGCGGCAGAGGCGTTGAAAACTTCTCTATGGTCTCATCTGCCATAAACAGGCTTATTTCATCTCCCTCTTGTACACGCTCCGAACCATCACATTTCTTTCCATTTAAGGTAATATTTTTCTTGCGCATCATTTTATAGAGAAAGCCTTTTCCCGCCTGGCTTAAATATTTTGCCAGCAGCTTGTCAAGTCTTTGTCCTGCTTCATTGGAAGTTACTTTCAGTTTCTGCATTTTACCAACGTTCCTTTCCCGGTGCATACTCGATCTTTTCCATAATATCCAGGATCAGGCTGTGAGGAAAGACTTTCGCAAGAACCCAGAATACCTTCATCCATATCCCATACACGGAAACCTCTCTCCCTGCAATACTGTCCCGTATTGCTTTTGCCACAACCTTTCCCGGATCAGCCATGACCAGTTTCTTATACAGTGGAATTTCACCCGTTGTCTGTGCAATATCGAAAAATTCCGTGCGCACCGGTCCCGGACAGACAGCCGTCACAAATATCTTTCTGCTTTTTAATTCCCTGTTTAACGCCCGGCTGTAGCTTAACACATAGGCCTTTGATGCTGCATATACTGCAAAGCCAGGCTGAGGCAAAAAGGCTGCGCTGGAGGCAAACTGCAGGATACGGCTGTTTTGCGGCATAAAAGGAAGGACCATGGTGGTAACAGCAGTCAGGGCCGTACAATTTACCTGTACCATTCCTGTCTGGTCTTTTTCAGGAAGATCACATACATTGCCGATCTTTCCAAAACCAGCAGCATTTACAAGAAATTTTACCTGTGGCTTTAAACGGACCAGTTCCTCTTTTAAGAGCTCCCTGTCTTTTTCCTGACTCAGATCCAGTGCAAACTTACGTACCGGGATATTCACTTTTTCTTCCAGCTTTTCAAGACGGTCTTTTCTTCTTCCTACTGCCCAGATCTCATCCAACCCTGAAAACTGTTCCCACAAACCAATGGCACTTTCCTGACCCATTCCAGAGGAAGCTCCTGTTATAACGGCTATTTTCATTGTCAGTTTCCTTTCTTTTTATGAACGTTCCGGATGCCTTTTTTCTTTCCTGCAGATCCTGCTGTGTTCATTTTGCTGCCTGGGCTTTTTTCCATGTTTCTGCTGCCTGGACCTGCATTTCTTCCCCCTGCACTTTTTCCATTTGCATTTCTGCCCTTTTCATTTCTGGATCCGGTGCTTCTGCTGCCAGAACCTGCCCCATGTCCATGGAATCCTTTCTCATCACGGACACTCTTATCAAAATTTCTTGGCCTGATGAGGCACTTCTTTTCAAAACCGATGAGATCCGTCCTGCCTGCGATCTTAAGAGCCTCTGCCACCAGATCATAATTCTTCGGATTTCTGTACTGGATCAGTGCTCTCTGCATAGCCTTTTCATGAGGATTAATAGGCACATACACCTTTTCCATGGTCCGGCAGTCATAACCTGTATAATACATGCAGGTAGAGATGGTAGACGGTGTTGGATAAAAGTCCTGCACCTGCTCCGGCATATAGCCCAGATCCCTTAAATACTCCGCCAGCTCCACTGCCTCTTTCATAGAGGAACCTGGATGGGAGGACATAAGATAAGGCACCAGATACTGGTCTTTTCCCAGCTTCTCATTCATCTGCTTATATTCTTTTACAAACTCTCTGTAAACACTGTTTTTCGGCTTGCCCATGCGCATAAGCACTTTATCTGCCACATGCTCTGGCGCAACTTTCAGTTGGCCGCTTACATGGTACTCACACAGTTCCCGCAAAAACTTCTTTCCCGGATCCTTTAACAAATAGTCAAAACGGATACCGGAGCGGATAAATACCTTCTTTACCTTTGGGATCGCCCGCAGCTTTCTAAGTAAGGAAATATAATCGCTGTGGTCCGCCCGCAAGTTCTTACATGGTTCCGGGAACAGGCACTGCTTATTGGGGCACGCCCCCTTTGTCAGCTGCTTTTCACAGGCCGGGAAACGGAAATTAGCAGTAGGCCCCCCAACATCATGGATATATCCCTTAAAGTCAGGCTCCTGGGTAAGAAGCTTTGCCTCGTCTATCAGAGACTCATGGCTTCGCGCCTGGATGATCCTTCCCTGATGGAAGGTCAGCGCGCAGAAGCTGCAGCCACCAAAGCAGCCCCTGTTGCTAATAAGGCTGAATTTTATCTCACGGATCGCAGGAACACCCCCGGCAGCCTCATAAGAGGGATGATAGCTTCGCATATAAGGCAGATCATACACATCATCCATTTCTTCCTGTGTTAACGGCTTTGCAGGCGGATTCTGTACTACATAGAACTTGCCTTCATATGGCTCTACCAGACGTTTTCCGGAAAATGGGTCCGTATTGCTGTACTGCACAAAAAAGCTTTCCGCATACCTTTTCTTGTCCTCCAGAAGCTCTGTATAGTCCGGCAGCAGCTTATAATCATAAACTGATTCCAGGTTCTTTGTCTTATAGACAGTACCGTCAATAAAGGTAATATCTTTAATATCCAATCCGCTGTCTAAAGCATCTGCCAGTTCCACAATAGAATGTTCTCCCATTCCATAGGAAATAATGTCTGCCTGGGCATCCAGCAAAATAGACCGCTTCATTTTATTAGACCAGTAATCATAATGAGCCAGGCGGCGAAGGCTGGCTTCAATGCCGCCTGCGATAATAGGAACATCCTTATAGACAGACCGGATCAGATTGCAGTAAACTACCACTGCATAATCCGGTCTCTTTCCCATAACTCCCCCCGGAGTATAGGAGTCCTCTTTTCTGCGCTTTTTGGATACAGAATAATGGTTCACCATGGAATCCATATTTCCCGCAGACACTAAAAATCCCAGTCTTGGCCGCCCTAAGATCTGGATACTTTTATTATCTTTCCAGTCCGGCTGGGCAATGATGCCAACCTTATAGCCATGTGCTTCCAGCAGCCTTGAAATAATGGCTGTTCCAAAAGAAGGATGATCTACATAGGCATCTCCGGAAACATAAACAAAATCGCACTGTTCCCAGCCTCTTTTTTTCATATCCTCTTTATTGATAGGCAAATAATCATGTATCATTTATAAAACCTCGTAAAAATCATGGATCAGCCGGTCAGCCAGCTGCTCCTTTTCCTCTTTCATTGTTTCTGAAAAATCATCTTCCACTGCAATGACCTTCATTCCTGCATTTTTTCCTGCCATGATGCCTGCAGGCACATCTTCAAACACCAGGCAGTTTTCAGGCTTCGCTCCCAGACGTCTTGCTACTTCCAGATAAATGTCCGGAGCAGGCTTTCCCGCTGCCACCTCACAGGCAGTTGCTACCACCTGGAAATATTGTTCCAGACCTAAAGACTTTAATACAGCATCTACCATTTCTCTTCCGTTGCTGGTGGCAATGCCCGCCTTAATACCTCTTATGGCAATTTCTTCCAGAAATTCCCTTACCCCAGGCTTTACAGGCACTTCCTTCTGGTACTTTCCCAGAGACATCCCGATCCACGCCTCTTTGATCTCCTCAATAGAATCCGGCAATTTGAAACGTTCTTTAAAATACTCAGCTGTCTCAGAAAAACTCATTCCTTCAATAGCCTTTTGCAGATCTGCAGGGCAATCATAACCAAAACGGCCTAAATATTCAATATCGATCGCTTCCCACATCCACATAGAGTCTACCAGAGTACCATCAAGATCAAAAAGCACAGCAGAAACACCGTCCAAAATATGCGTTCTGTCTTTTTCATTTATCTTTCGTTCCAACTCTTTCAGTTCTTCTTCTCTTAAAGTCCGGTACTCTCCCGGCTTTAAGGAAGGATCCAGCACCAGCGGTCC includes these proteins:
- the trpS gene encoding tryptophan--tRNA ligase encodes the protein MGKIILTGDRPTGRLHVGHYVGSLKRRVELQNSGEFDEIYIMIADAQALTDNADNPEKVRQNIIEVALDYLACGLDPAKSTLFIQSQVPELCEMTFYYMDLVTVSRLQRNPTVKSEIQMRNFETSIPVGFFTYPISQAADITAFKATTVPVGEDQAPMIEQTREIVHKFNTVYGGNLVEPDILLPDNKACLRLPGIDGKAKMSKSLGNCIYLSDSEEEVKKKIMSMFTDPNHLRVQDPGQVEGNPVFIYLDAFCRDEHFEKYLPDYKNLDELKAHYTRGGLGDVKVKKFLNNVIQDELRPIRERRKEIAKDIPAVYKILEEGSIKAEKKAAQTLAEMKRAMKINYFEDKELIAEQAARFSSEADA
- a CDS encoding RluA family pseudouridine synthase, whose product is MQKLKVTSNEAGQRLDKLLAKYLSQAGKGFLYKMMRKKNITLNGKKCDGSERVQEGDEISLFMADETIEKFSTPLPQLEALGKEHAGNLEKSGKAGKNGENGSRKKKQELSIIYEDKNVIIVNKPSGMLSQKAKEGDVSLNEHILNYLIDSGHLPVSQLRTFKPSICNRLDRNTSGLVVAGTSLQGLQIMNAVLKDRSIHKYYQCVVKGKIHKPQMIAGFLKKDEAKNTVQIYPLEVEGSVPIMTEYVPVKSSDTATLLKVTLITGRSHQIRAHLASIGHPILGDFKYGDPKVNEQIQKKYKVRSQLLHSWKLVMPGKMAQPLDYLAGKEFIAPLPAAFKKVLQGEGLDADS
- a CDS encoding SDR family NAD(P)-dependent oxidoreductase; this translates as MKIAVITGASSGMGQESAIGLWEQFSGLDEIWAVGRRKDRLEKLEEKVNIPVRKFALDLSQEKDRELLKEELVRLKPQVKFLVNAAGFGKIGNVCDLPEKDQTGMVQVNCTALTAVTTMVLPFMPQNSRILQFASSAAFLPQPGFAVYAASKAYVLSYSRALNRELKSRKIFVTAVCPGPVRTEFFDIAQTTGEIPLYKKLVMADPGKVVAKAIRDSIAGREVSVYGIWMKVFWVLAKVFPHSLILDIMEKIEYAPGKERW
- a CDS encoding YgiQ family radical SAM protein; amino-acid sequence: MIHDYLPINKEDMKKRGWEQCDFVYVSGDAYVDHPSFGTAIISRLLEAHGYKVGIIAQPDWKDNKSIQILGRPRLGFLVSAGNMDSMVNHYSVSKKRRKEDSYTPGGVMGKRPDYAVVVYCNLIRSVYKDVPIIAGGIEASLRRLAHYDYWSNKMKRSILLDAQADIISYGMGEHSIVELADALDSGLDIKDITFIDGTVYKTKNLESVYDYKLLPDYTELLEDKKRYAESFFVQYSNTDPFSGKRLVEPYEGKFYVVQNPPAKPLTQEEMDDVYDLPYMRSYHPSYEAAGGVPAIREIKFSLISNRGCFGGCSFCALTFHQGRIIQARSHESLIDEAKLLTQEPDFKGYIHDVGGPTANFRFPACEKQLTKGACPNKQCLFPEPCKNLRADHSDYISLLRKLRAIPKVKKVFIRSGIRFDYLLKDPGKKFLRELCEYHVSGQLKVAPEHVADKVLMRMGKPKNSVYREFVKEYKQMNEKLGKDQYLVPYLMSSHPGSSMKEAVELAEYLRDLGYMPEQVQDFYPTPSTISTCMYYTGYDCRTMEKVYVPINPHEKAMQRALIQYRNPKNYDLVAEALKIAGRTDLIGFEKKCLIRPRNFDKSVRDEKGFHGHGAGSGSRSTGSRNEKGRNANGKSAGGRNAGPGSRNMEKSPGSKMNTAGSAGKKKGIRNVHKKKGN
- a CDS encoding HAD family phosphatase, whose protein sequence is MWMWEAIDIEYLGRFGYDCPADLQKAIEGMSFSETAEYFKERFKLPDSIEEIKEAWIGMSLGKYQKEVPVKPGVREFLEEIAIRGIKAGIATSNGREMVDAVLKSLGLEQYFQVVATACEVAAGKPAPDIYLEVARRLGAKPENCLVFEDVPAGIMAGKNAGMKVIAVEDDFSETMKEEKEQLADRLIHDFYEVL